In the Mytilus trossulus isolate FHL-02 chromosome 1, PNRI_Mtr1.1.1.hap1, whole genome shotgun sequence genome, one interval contains:
- the LOC134711268 gene encoding histamine H3 receptor-like: MSNSDSLVFSVPVTAIIGSLIAICIILTIFGNFIVLLAFIKVKNLRTFSDYLILNLAISDLIIGAICIPFYAPYVLTGRWSLGHGMCLFWLVIDYITPAASAINIFIISLDRYIQVAYPLWARNNQTTTLLVIFILIPWVIPTLYFVPAICLWEVTKGRVIPDGECFLPYNSNVTVLSIGACIEFLFPFVTVSSFNLLVYLSIRRRSKKFWPSIPNSRQISTPRPPPSSSETGPSRIVMDEQEMIVTTGKSDNNHQKIALQRDRKAARSLFIFVFMFAICWMPYEVLATTSTICGGDCINSVLFEFTFWILWLNSTINPILYPLLHSRYRIAFYKILSVKQNTVGPMIQSIHS; the protein is encoded by the coding sequence ATGAGCAATTCAGATTCTCTAGTATTTTCTGTTCCGGTTACTGCTATTATTGGAAGTTTGATTGCAATATGTATAATACTTAcaatttttggtaattttattgttttgttggCGTTTATTAAAGTGAAGAATCTGCGAACTTTCAGTGATTATTTGATCCTAAACTTAGCAATATCGGACTTGATTATAGGAGCTATATGTATTCCTTTTTACGCACCGTACGTGTTGACTGGTAGGTGGTCTTTGGGACACGGAATGTGCCTCTTTTGGCTTGTGATTGATTATATTACACCGGCGGCTTCGGCtataaatatattcatcatAAGTTTGGACCGTTATATACAAGTTGCATATCCGCTATGGGCAAGGAACAATCAAACAACGACTTTACTAgttatatttattcttattcCATGGGTTATACCAACGTTGTACTTTGTTCCAGCCATTTGTCTTTGGGAGGTGACAAAAGGGCGCGTAATACCGGATGGAGAATGTTTTTTGCCTTACAACAGTAATGTGACCGTCCTTTCGATTGGTGCATGCATCgaatttttatttccatttgtaACAGTTTCTTCCTTCAATTTGCTTGTATATTTAAGCATCCGAAGAAGAAGTAAGAAATTTTGGCCATCCATTCCAAATTCTCGACAAATTTCGACGCCCCGTCCTCCACCATCGTCCTCAGAGACAGGACCATCTAGAATTGTAATGGATGAACAGGAAATGATTGTTACTACCGGTAAGTCTGACAATAACCACCAGAAAATTGCCTTACAACGGGACAGAAAGGCGGCTAGATCTCTCTTTATTTTCGTGTTTATGTTTGCAATCTGTTGGATGCCATACGAGGTTTTAGCTACAACAAGTACCATTTGTGGAGGGGATTGTATTAACTCTGTATTGTTTGAGTTTACTTTTTGGATTCTATGGTTGAATTCGACTATTAATCCAATTTTATATCCACTTCTTCACTCAAGATATCGCATcgcattttataaaatactcTCAGTGAAGCAAAACACTGTTGGTCCGATGATACAATCTATTCATTCTTAA